A window of the Verminephrobacter eiseniae EF01-2 genome harbors these coding sequences:
- a CDS encoding isocitrate lyase/PEP mutase family protein, with product MTTRDFKTRLAAPDVLLAPGVYDALSALVAEQAGFEALYLSSASIAYTRLGRSDIGLATFTEVADTLAHITERVRLPVIVDADTGFGNALNTQRTVRGFERAGAAMVQIEDQTFPKRCGHLDGKALVPQREMAGKLKAALDARSSNDTLILARTDAVAVEGLQAALDRAEAYLECGVDALFIEALRSPGQMDAACRRFAHRVPLLANMVEGGKTPLQDADTLQRRGFRIAIFPGGTARAVVHTLQGYYASLHRHRTTQPWRGQMLDFDALNAVIGTPELMRIGQRYD from the coding sequence ATGACGACCCGCGACTTCAAGACCCGGCTGGCGGCGCCCGATGTGCTGCTGGCCCCGGGCGTGTACGACGCGCTGAGCGCGCTGGTGGCCGAGCAGGCCGGCTTCGAGGCGCTCTACCTTTCGAGCGCGTCGATCGCCTACACCCGGCTCGGCCGCTCCGACATCGGCCTGGCCACCTTCACCGAGGTGGCCGACACGCTCGCGCACATCACCGAGCGCGTGCGCCTGCCGGTGATCGTCGATGCCGACACCGGCTTTGGCAACGCGCTGAACACGCAGCGCACCGTGCGCGGCTTCGAACGCGCGGGCGCGGCCATGGTGCAGATCGAGGACCAGACCTTCCCGAAGCGCTGCGGGCACCTCGACGGCAAGGCCCTGGTGCCGCAACGCGAGATGGCGGGCAAGCTCAAGGCCGCGCTCGATGCGCGCTCGTCGAACGACACGCTGATCCTGGCGCGCACCGACGCGGTAGCGGTCGAGGGACTGCAAGCGGCGCTCGACCGCGCCGAGGCGTACCTTGAATGTGGCGTGGACGCGCTCTTCATCGAGGCGTTGCGCTCGCCCGGGCAGATGGATGCGGCCTGCCGCCGCTTCGCGCACCGCGTGCCGCTGCTCGCCAACATGGTCGAAGGCGGCAAGACGCCGCTGCAGGATGCAGACACGCTGCAAAGGCGCGGTTTTCGCATCGCCATCTTCCCGGGCGGCACGGCGCGCGCCGTGGTGCACACGCTGCAGGGCTACTACGCGAGTTTGCACCGGCACCGCACCACGCAGCCGTGGCGCGGGCAGATGCTGGACTTCGATGCGCTCAATGCAGTGATCGGCACACCCGAGCTGATGCGCATCGGGCAACGGTACGACTGA
- the lpdA gene encoding dihydrolipoyl dehydrogenase encodes MAIIDIKVPDIGDFSEVAIIEVLVKPGDTIRAEQSLVTVESDKASMEIPSSHAGVVQELRVQLGDKVAEGSVLLTLQEPQHARSAASERQPVAAHDRQTPSAIDVQASNWAGTADLECDLLVLGGGPGGYSAAFRAADLGLKAVIVERYATLGGVCLNVGCIPSKALLHVAAVIDEVRHLSTAGIDFGAPEVNLERLRGHKEKVIGKLTGGLAAMARMRKVTTVRGYGAFVGAHHLQVQETTGAGQEQTGSKKIIAFKKAIIAAGSQALRLPFMPEDPRVIDATGALALKEIPKRMLILGGGIIGLEMGTVYSTLGARLDVVEMLDGLMQGADRDLVKVWQKMNAHRFDRIMLGTQTIGAQARPEGIEVSFARVAKEHPSAPQTDLQTYDLVLQAVGRRPNGKQIGAEKAGVTVTDRGFIDVDRQMRTNVPHIFAIGDIVGQPMLAHKAVHEAHVAAEVIAGELQGDKALAGAAFDARVIPSVAYTDPEVAWVGLTEDQAKAQGIRVKKGLFPWTASGRAIANGRDEGYTKLLFDDAPEARGHGKILGGGMVGSHAGDMIGEIALAIEMGADAVDIAKTIHPHPTLGESIGMAAEIAHGSCTDVPPVKK; translated from the coding sequence ATGGCAATCATCGACATCAAGGTGCCCGACATCGGCGACTTCAGCGAAGTGGCCATCATCGAAGTGCTGGTCAAACCCGGCGACACCATCCGGGCCGAGCAAAGCCTGGTCACCGTCGAGTCCGACAAGGCTTCGATGGAAATCCCCAGCAGCCACGCCGGCGTGGTCCAGGAACTGCGCGTGCAATTGGGCGACAAGGTGGCCGAAGGCTCGGTGCTGCTGACACTGCAAGAGCCGCAGCACGCCCGCAGCGCGGCATCTGAACGCCAGCCGGTGGCAGCGCATGATCGACAAACGCCATCTGCCATCGATGTGCAAGCATCGAACTGGGCGGGAACGGCCGATCTGGAATGCGACCTGCTGGTGCTCGGCGGCGGCCCCGGCGGCTACTCGGCGGCCTTTCGCGCCGCCGACCTGGGCCTGAAAGCAGTCATCGTCGAGCGCTACGCGACACTGGGCGGCGTATGCCTGAACGTGGGCTGCATCCCCTCCAAGGCGCTGCTGCATGTGGCGGCCGTGATCGACGAAGTGCGCCACCTGTCGACGGCAGGCATCGACTTTGGCGCGCCAGAGGTCAACCTCGAGCGCTTGCGCGGCCACAAGGAAAAAGTCATCGGCAAGCTCACCGGCGGCCTGGCCGCGATGGCCAGAATGCGCAAAGTAACCACCGTGCGCGGCTACGGCGCCTTTGTCGGCGCCCACCATCTTCAAGTGCAAGAGACCACCGGCGCCGGCCAGGAGCAGACCGGCAGCAAGAAAATCATCGCCTTCAAAAAAGCCATCATCGCCGCCGGCAGCCAGGCCCTGCGCCTGCCATTCATGCCCGAAGACCCGCGCGTGATCGACGCCACCGGCGCGCTGGCGCTCAAGGAAATCCCCAAACGCATGCTGATCCTGGGCGGCGGCATCATCGGCCTGGAAATGGGCACGGTGTACAGCACCCTGGGCGCGCGCCTGGATGTGGTGGAAATGCTGGACGGCCTGATGCAGGGCGCCGATCGCGATCTGGTCAAAGTCTGGCAAAAAATGAACGCCCACCGCTTCGACCGCATCATGCTCGGCACCCAAACCATAGGCGCCCAGGCCAGGCCCGAAGGCATCGAAGTCAGCTTTGCCCGCGTCGCAAAAGAGCACCCGTCCGCCCCGCAGACCGACCTGCAGACCTACGACCTGGTGCTGCAGGCCGTCGGCCGCAGACCCAATGGCAAGCAGATCGGAGCCGAAAAAGCCGGGGTGACCGTCACCGACCGGGGCTTCATCGATGTCGACAGACAAATGCGCACCAATGTGCCGCATATCTTCGCCATCGGCGACATCGTGGGCCAGCCGATGCTGGCGCACAAGGCCGTGCACGAGGCGCATGTGGCGGCCGAAGTCATCGCCGGTGAACTGCAGGGCGACAAGGCATTGGCCGGCGCCGCATTCGACGCCCGCGTGATCCCGAGCGTGGCCTACACCGACCCCGAAGTGGCCTGGGTGGGCCTGACCGAAGACCAGGCCAAGGCCCAGGGCATCCGGGTCAAAAAGGGCCTGTTCCCCTGGACCGCCTCGGGCCGCGCCATTGCCAACGGCCGCGACGAGGGCTACACCAAGCTGCTGTTCGACGACGCCCCCGAAGCCCGTGGCCACGGCAAAATCCTGGGCGGCGGCATGGTCGGCAGCCACGCCGGCGACATGATCGGCGAAATCGCCCTGGCCATCGAAATGGGCGCCGACGCAGTGGACATCGCCAAAACCATCCACCCCCACCCCACGCTGGGCGAAAGCATAGGCATGGCGGCGGAGATTGCGCATGGCAGTTGCACGGATGTGCCGCCGGTGAAAAAGTAA
- the aceF gene encoding dihydrolipoyllysine-residue acetyltransferase, whose protein sequence is MALVDIQVPDIGDFDEVGVIELLVKPGDTIKVEQSLITVESDKASMEIPSSHAGQVKELRVQVGDKVKEGSVLLTLEVAGAAGAANAAGATEPATPTAAAAAPVAAPASPSTAAAPAGATPPAIPAQQPSPAMASLPHASPSVRKFARELGVPIAQVKGTGPKGRITLDDVQAFTRQVMSGAMQTQAQAARAPAAGSAVGLDLLPWPKIDFAKFGPVERKELGRIKKISGANLHRNWVLIPHVTNHDDADITELEAFRVQFNKENDKSGIKVTMLAFMIRAAVAALRKFPEFNASIDGEQLVLKNYFHIGFAADTPNGLMVPVIRDADQKGIVQISQEMAELAKKARDGKLAPAEMSGAGFSISSLGGIGGRYFTPIINAPEVAIMGVCKSRLEPQWDGKQFVPRLMLPLSLSWDHRVIDGAAAARFNLYFASLLADMRRIMM, encoded by the coding sequence ATGGCATTGGTAGACATCCAGGTCCCGGACATCGGGGATTTCGACGAGGTCGGCGTGATCGAATTGCTGGTCAAGCCGGGCGACACCATCAAAGTCGAGCAATCGCTGATCACCGTCGAGTCCGACAAGGCATCGATGGAGATTCCATCCAGCCACGCAGGCCAGGTCAAGGAACTGCGCGTGCAGGTCGGCGACAAAGTCAAGGAAGGCTCGGTGCTGCTGACGCTCGAAGTGGCAGGTGCAGCAGGTGCAGCAAATGCAGCAGGTGCGACTGAGCCGGCCACCCCGACCGCTGCCGCGGCTGCACCCGTTGCGGCACCGGCATCGCCGTCCACGGCTGCGGCACCGGCCGGCGCAACGCCACCAGCCATTCCCGCCCAGCAGCCAAGCCCGGCCATGGCCAGCCTGCCGCATGCCTCGCCGTCGGTGCGCAAGTTCGCCCGCGAACTGGGCGTGCCCATCGCGCAAGTCAAGGGCACGGGCCCCAAGGGTCGCATCACGCTGGACGACGTGCAAGCCTTCACCCGGCAGGTGATGAGCGGCGCCATGCAGACCCAGGCACAGGCGGCCCGGGCGCCCGCCGCCGGCTCCGCTGTGGGCTTGGACCTGTTGCCCTGGCCGAAGATCGACTTTGCCAAGTTCGGCCCCGTCGAGCGCAAGGAACTAGGCCGCATCAAGAAAATCAGCGGCGCCAACCTGCACCGCAACTGGGTGCTGATCCCGCATGTCACCAACCATGACGACGCGGACATCACCGAGTTGGAAGCCTTCCGCGTGCAGTTCAACAAGGAAAACGACAAGAGCGGCATCAAGGTCACGATGCTGGCCTTCATGATCCGGGCCGCCGTGGCCGCGCTCAGAAAATTCCCGGAATTCAACGCCTCGATCGACGGCGAACAACTGGTGCTGAAAAACTACTTCCACATCGGTTTTGCGGCCGACACGCCCAACGGCCTGATGGTGCCGGTGATCCGCGACGCCGACCAAAAGGGCATCGTGCAAATCTCGCAAGAGATGGCCGAACTGGCCAAAAAGGCCCGCGACGGCAAGCTGGCCCCGGCCGAGATGAGCGGCGCGGGCTTTAGCATCTCCTCACTCGGCGGCATTGGCGGGCGCTACTTCACGCCCATCATCAACGCCCCCGAGGTCGCCATCATGGGCGTGTGCAAAAGCCGTCTGGAGCCCCAGTGGGACGGCAAGCAGTTCGTCCCGCGCCTGATGCTGCCGCTGAGCCTGAGCTGGGACCACCGCGTGATCGACGGCGCAGCCGCCGCGCGCTTCAACCTGTACTTCGCCTCGCTGCTGGCGGACATGCGCCGCATCATGATGTAA
- the aceE gene encoding pyruvate dehydrogenase (acetyl-transferring), homodimeric type — MSAQPVPPAGNGAASDTDPQETREWVDALSAVIDQAGAERAHFLLEQLIEQARQSSIDMPFSANTGYVNTIEPNKEAHCPGNIQIEKRLRAYMRWNAMAMVVRANRLDPADGGDLGGHIGSFASVASMFGAGFNHFWHAESEHHGGDLLYIQGHSAPGIYARAYLEGRLDEAQLDSFRQEVDGKGLSSYPHPKLMPEFWQFPTVSMGLGPLMAIYQARFLKYLHARGIADTDKRKVWVFCGDGEMDEPESLGAIGLAARENLDNLVFVVNCNLQRLDGPVRGNGKIVQELESEFRGSGWNVIKLLWGAGWDALLARDRSGRLRQLMMETLDGDYQAMKANDGAFVRKNFFGRYPETLKLVEHMSDEEVFELRRGGHEPTKVYAAFHAANAHQGQPTVLLVKTIKGYGMGKAGEGKNTVHQTKKLSDEDIRYIRDRFNIPIPDSELHKIPYYKPADDTPEIKYLHERRQALGGYLPKRRPKADEHFTVPALETFKAVLDPTTAGREISTTQAYVRVITQLLRDPALGPRVVPILVDEARTFGMEGLFRQIGIYNPKGQLYTPVDRDQVMYYREDKAGQILQEGINEAGGMASWIAAATSYSTNNRIMVPFYVYYSMFGFQRIGDLAWAAGDMQARGFLLGGTSGRTTLNGEGLQHEDGHSHILANTIPNCVSYDPSFAHEVAVIMHRGLQRMVEQQENVFYYITLLNENYAMPGLTDGTQEQIIQGMYLCQPGAAGEQRVQLLGSGSILREALAAQTLLAADWGVQADVWSCPSFNELTREGQDAERWNLLHPLAAPRQPFVARQLGRSTGPVVASTDYMKAYAEQIRPFIPKGRNYKVLGTDGFGRSDFRSKLREHFEIDRHYIVLAALKALSEDGLLPADKVAQALAKYGIQADKTNPLYA, encoded by the coding sequence ATGTCAGCTCAGCCCGTCCCCCCGGCCGGAAACGGCGCCGCATCCGACACCGATCCGCAAGAAACCCGCGAGTGGGTGGATGCGCTGTCCGCCGTCATCGACCAAGCGGGTGCCGAGCGCGCCCATTTCCTGCTCGAGCAACTCATCGAGCAGGCGCGCCAAAGCAGCATCGACATGCCGTTTTCAGCCAACACCGGCTACGTGAACACCATCGAGCCGAACAAGGAAGCGCATTGCCCCGGCAACATACAGATCGAAAAGCGCCTGCGCGCCTACATGCGCTGGAACGCGATGGCCATGGTGGTGCGCGCCAACCGCCTGGACCCGGCCGATGGCGGCGACCTGGGCGGCCACATCGGCTCGTTCGCCTCGGTGGCCAGCATGTTTGGCGCCGGTTTCAATCATTTCTGGCATGCCGAGAGCGAGCACCACGGCGGGGATCTGCTCTATATCCAGGGCCATAGCGCGCCCGGCATCTATGCCCGCGCCTACCTCGAAGGGCGGCTCGATGAAGCGCAGCTCGACAGTTTCCGCCAGGAAGTCGATGGCAAGGGCCTGTCGAGCTACCCGCACCCGAAGCTGATGCCCGAGTTCTGGCAGTTCCCCACGGTGTCGATGGGGCTGGGCCCGCTGATGGCCATCTACCAGGCGCGGTTCCTGAAGTACCTGCACGCGCGCGGCATTGCCGACACCGACAAGCGCAAGGTCTGGGTGTTCTGCGGCGACGGCGAGATGGACGAGCCCGAATCGCTGGGCGCCATCGGCCTGGCGGCGCGCGAGAACCTCGACAACCTGGTCTTCGTGGTCAACTGCAACTTGCAGCGGCTCGACGGTCCGGTGCGCGGCAACGGCAAGATCGTGCAGGAGTTGGAGAGCGAATTTCGCGGCAGCGGCTGGAACGTGATCAAACTGCTGTGGGGCGCGGGCTGGGACGCGCTGCTGGCCCGCGACAGGAGCGGCAGGCTGCGCCAGTTGATGATGGAAACCCTGGACGGCGACTACCAGGCGATGAAGGCCAACGACGGCGCGTTCGTGCGCAAGAACTTCTTCGGCCGGTATCCCGAAACGCTCAAACTGGTCGAGCACATGAGCGACGAGGAGGTGTTCGAGTTGCGCCGTGGCGGCCACGAGCCGACCAAGGTGTACGCCGCTTTTCACGCCGCCAACGCGCACCAGGGCCAGCCCACGGTGCTGCTGGTCAAGACCATCAAGGGCTACGGCATGGGCAAGGCCGGCGAGGGCAAGAACACCGTGCACCAGACGAAAAAGCTCAGCGACGAAGACATACGCTACATCCGCGACCGGTTCAACATCCCGATCCCGGACAGCGAACTGCACAAGATCCCGTACTACAAGCCCGCCGACGACACGCCCGAAATCAAGTACCTGCACGAGCGCCGCCAGGCGCTGGGCGGCTACCTGCCCAAGCGCCGGCCCAAGGCCGACGAGCACTTCACCGTGCCGGCACTGGAGACCTTCAAGGCCGTGCTCGACCCGACAACCGCAGGCCGCGAAATCTCCACCACCCAGGCCTATGTGCGCGTCATCACACAGTTGCTGCGCGACCCGGCCCTGGGCCCGCGCGTGGTGCCCATCCTGGTCGACGAGGCCCGCACCTTCGGCATGGAAGGGCTGTTTCGCCAGATCGGCATCTACAACCCCAAGGGCCAGTTGTATACCCCGGTCGATCGCGATCAGGTCATGTACTACAGGGAAGACAAGGCCGGCCAGATCCTGCAAGAGGGCATCAACGAAGCCGGCGGCATGGCCAGTTGGATCGCTGCGGCCACCAGCTACAGCACGAACAACCGCATCATGGTGCCGTTCTACGTGTACTACTCGATGTTCGGTTTCCAGCGCATCGGCGACCTGGCCTGGGCCGCCGGCGACATGCAGGCGCGCGGCTTCCTGCTGGGCGGCACCTCGGGCCGCACCACGCTCAATGGCGAAGGCTTGCAGCACGAAGACGGCCACAGCCATATCCTGGCCAACACCATTCCCAACTGCGTGAGCTACGACCCCAGCTTCGCGCACGAAGTGGCCGTGATCATGCACCGCGGCCTGCAGCGCATGGTCGAGCAGCAGGAGAATGTCTTTTACTACATCACGCTGCTCAATGAGAACTACGCGATGCCGGGCCTGACGGATGGCACGCAAGAGCAAATCATCCAGGGCATGTACCTGTGCCAGCCCGGCGCCGCAGGCGAGCAGCGCGTGCAACTGCTGGGCTCGGGCAGCATCTTGCGCGAAGCGCTGGCCGCGCAAACCCTGCTGGCCGCCGACTGGGGGGTGCAGGCCGATGTGTGGAGCTGCCCCAGTTTCAACGAACTCACCCGCGAAGGCCAGGACGCCGAGCGCTGGAACCTGCTGCACCCGTTGGCGGCGCCGCGCCAGCCGTTCGTGGCCCGGCAACTGGGCCGCAGCACCGGCCCGGTGGTCGCGTCCACCGACTACATGAAAGCCTATGCCGAGCAGATCCGCCCGTTCATACCCAAGGGCCGCAACTACAAAGTGCTGGGAACCGACGGCTTTGGCCGCAGCGACTTTCGCAGCAAGCTGCGCGAGCATTTCGAGATCGATCGCCACTACATCGTCCTGGCCGCGCTCAAGGCGCTGAGCGAAGACGGCCTGCTGCCCGCCGACAAAGTGGCACAGGCGCTGGCCAAATACGGCATACAGGCCGACAAGACCAACCCGCTGTACGCATAA
- a CDS encoding PAS domain S-box protein, whose amino-acid sequence MDTMPPSPTAPSVAAPIRWWRNWWRGLSPTRQDRFAALAPLAAVLMFLAAIVAAFWYLRAEEVEREQEALRRDVEYAHQRVRLRLLERQEQIMRIARDLSNQDLARVDFVSRAEILISQYPELQAITWIDERRRIRASQAAPTLGSGQLRMAGEVLKPGDTADAFGLARDLQQPVYVQPSVIAGDAAPLLQLQVPLNNQGRFGGVVLSEYSIDSLLRYGTPTEVLARYAVTLLDDKGHLLAGTPLGPRNKASQLLPWKPRANEYEVPVSPVGNGLTLRAQAYRTSLGMVGSGLFWLVGTLSGMTAWMLIATWRHTRRRMRTQEALVAETNFRRAMENSILTGMRALDLEGRISYVNAAFCQMTGWSAQELVGLKAPFPYWPESDLETLQAKLRDELSGNTTAGGFQVRVKRKSGTLFDARLYVSPLIDAHGQQTGWMTSMTDITEPNRIRAQLSASHERFTIVLESLDASVSVAPLGSEELLFANKLYRQWFGSHTGGHLQLVAQAGMVPISGKEHSGMDDEDGLMGLPTDPLTSARSENTEIYLTELGKWLEVRSRYLNWVDGRLAQMVIATDITPRRLAEEQAGRQAERAQSVSRLITMGEMASSLAHELNQPLTAINNYCSGLLLRIQNGQLGEEALLETLQKTAHQAQRAGQIIQHIRSFVQKSEPNRTLADVHSMVTEAVELADIELRRRNVRLTHHVAARLPPVMADTILIEQVLVNLMKNGAEAIEHAKRPPPNRSVELRVVPRQVDEHDGVEFSVCDTGRGLAPEVRKRLFEAFFSTKEEGMGMGLNLCRSIVESHQGRMDVENLYNGLELAGCRFTFWLPLAKPADAAATTVANEQTPRMVA is encoded by the coding sequence ATGGACACCATGCCCCCTTCCCCCACGGCGCCGTCCGTGGCTGCGCCGATACGCTGGTGGCGCAACTGGTGGCGCGGACTGTCGCCCACCCGGCAAGACCGGTTCGCCGCCCTCGCCCCGCTGGCCGCAGTGCTGATGTTTCTGGCCGCCATCGTTGCAGCGTTCTGGTATCTGCGCGCCGAAGAGGTCGAGCGCGAACAGGAAGCCCTGCGGCGCGACGTGGAATATGCGCACCAGCGTGTGCGCTTGCGCTTGCTCGAGCGCCAGGAGCAAATCATGCGCATTGCCCGCGACCTGTCCAACCAAGACTTGGCGCGCGTGGACTTCGTCAGCCGCGCCGAGATCCTGATCAGCCAATACCCCGAACTGCAAGCCATCACCTGGATCGACGAGCGCCGGCGCATCCGCGCCAGCCAGGCCGCCCCCACGCTGGGCAGCGGGCAACTGCGCATGGCCGGCGAGGTGCTCAAGCCCGGCGATACCGCCGACGCCTTTGGTCTGGCGCGCGACCTGCAACAGCCGGTGTACGTGCAGCCGAGCGTCATTGCGGGCGACGCCGCGCCGCTGCTGCAACTGCAAGTGCCGCTGAACAACCAGGGCCGGTTCGGCGGCGTGGTGCTGAGCGAGTACTCCATCGACAGCCTGCTGCGCTATGGCACGCCCACCGAAGTGCTGGCGCGCTATGCCGTGACGCTGCTCGACGACAAGGGCCATTTGCTGGCCGGCACGCCGCTGGGCCCGCGCAACAAGGCCAGCCAGTTGCTGCCCTGGAAGCCGCGCGCCAATGAATACGAAGTGCCCGTCTCCCCGGTGGGCAACGGCCTGACGCTGCGTGCCCAGGCCTACCGCACCTCCTTGGGCATGGTCGGCAGCGGCCTGTTCTGGCTGGTGGGAACCCTGAGCGGGATGACCGCCTGGATGCTGATCGCCACCTGGCGCCACACCCGCCGCCGCATGCGCACGCAAGAAGCGCTGGTGGCCGAAACCAACTTCCGCCGGGCGATGGAGAACTCCATCCTCACCGGCATGCGCGCGCTGGATCTGGAAGGCCGCATCAGCTATGTGAACGCCGCCTTTTGCCAGATGACGGGCTGGAGCGCGCAGGAACTGGTGGGCCTGAAAGCGCCATTCCCCTACTGGCCGGAATCCGACCTGGAGACCTTGCAGGCCAAACTGCGCGACGAGCTCAGCGGCAACACCACCGCCGGCGGCTTTCAGGTGCGCGTCAAACGCAAGAGCGGCACGCTGTTCGATGCGCGGCTGTATGTGTCGCCGCTGATCGATGCCCATGGCCAGCAGACCGGCTGGATGACATCAATGACCGACATCACCGAGCCCAACCGGATCCGGGCGCAGTTGTCGGCCTCGCACGAGCGCTTCACCATCGTGCTGGAGTCGTTGGACGCATCGGTGTCGGTGGCCCCGCTGGGCAGCGAAGAACTGCTGTTTGCCAACAAGCTGTACCGCCAATGGTTTGGCTCGCACACCGGCGGGCATCTGCAATTGGTGGCACAGGCTGGCATGGTGCCCATCTCGGGCAAAGAGCACAGCGGCATGGACGACGAGGATGGCCTGATGGGCTTGCCGACCGACCCGCTGACCAGCGCGCGCAGCGAAAACACCGAAATCTACCTGACCGAACTGGGCAAATGGCTGGAAGTGCGCTCGCGCTACCTGAACTGGGTCGACGGGCGCCTGGCCCAGATGGTGATTGCCACCGACATCACCCCCCGGCGCCTGGCCGAAGAACAGGCCGGACGACAGGCCGAGCGCGCCCAATCGGTCAGCCGCCTGATCACGATGGGCGAGATGGCATCGAGCCTGGCGCATGAACTGAACCAGCCCCTGACGGCGATCAACAACTACTGCAGCGGGCTGCTGCTTCGCATCCAGAACGGGCAACTCGGCGAAGAAGCCCTGCTGGAGACCCTGCAAAAAACCGCCCACCAGGCCCAGCGCGCCGGCCAAATCATCCAGCACATCCGCTCCTTCGTGCAAAAAAGCGAGCCCAACCGCACACTGGCCGATGTGCACTCGATGGTCACCGAGGCCGTGGAACTGGCCGACATCGAACTGCGCCGGCGCAACGTGCGCCTGACACACCACGTTGCGGCCCGCCTGCCGCCGGTGATGGCCGACACCATCCTGATCGAACAGGTGCTGGTGAACCTGATGAAGAACGGGGCCGAAGCCATCGAGCATGCCAAGCGCCCGCCGCCCAACCGCAGCGTGGAACTGCGCGTAGTCCCCCGGCAGGTCGACGAGCACGATGGGGTGGAGTTTTCGGTGTGCGACACCGGCCGGGGCCTGGCACCCGAAGTACGCAAACGCCTGTTCGAGGCGTTCTTCTCCACCAAGGAAGAAGGCATGGGCATGGGCCTGAACTTATGCCGCAGCATCGTCGAATCGCACCAGGGAAGAATGGATGTGGAGAACCTCTACAATGGCCTGGAGCTTGCCGGTTGCAGATTCACCTTCTGGCTGCCGCTTGCCAAGCCAGCTGATGCCGCTGCAACTACGGTAGCAAACGAACAGACCCCAAGGATGGTTGCATGA
- a CDS encoding response regulator transcription factor, with protein MSLIPKKGTVYVVDDDEAVRDSLQWLLEGKDYRVRCFDSAETFLSRYDPREVACLIVDIRMGGMTGLELQDRLVERKSPLPIVFITGHGDVPMAVNTMKKGALDFIQKPFDEPELVGLVERMLDHAREAFADYQQAVCREALLSKLTSREAQVLERIVAGRLNKQIADDLGISIKTVEAHRANIMEKLNANTVADLLKIALGQNAPKG; from the coding sequence ATGAGCTTGATTCCGAAAAAAGGCACGGTTTACGTGGTTGACGACGACGAAGCCGTGCGCGACTCGCTGCAATGGCTGCTCGAAGGCAAGGACTACCGGGTGCGTTGTTTCGATTCGGCCGAAACCTTTCTGTCACGCTACGACCCGCGCGAAGTGGCCTGCCTGATCGTGGACATCCGCATGGGCGGCATGACCGGGCTGGAACTGCAAGACCGCCTGGTCGAGCGCAAATCGCCGCTGCCCATCGTCTTCATCACCGGCCATGGCGACGTGCCCATGGCCGTGAACACGATGAAGAAAGGCGCGCTGGACTTCATCCAGAAACCCTTTGACGAGCCCGAACTGGTAGGGCTGGTCGAACGCATGCTCGACCATGCGCGCGAAGCCTTCGCCGACTACCAGCAGGCCGTCTGCCGCGAAGCGCTGCTGTCCAAGCTCACCAGCCGCGAAGCGCAGGTGCTCGAACGCATCGTCGCCGGCCGTCTGAACAAGCAAATCGCCGACGACCTGGGCATCAGCATCAAAACGGTGGAAGCGCACCGCGCCAACATCATGGAAAAACTCAACGCCAACACCGTGGCCGACCTGCTCAAGATCGCCCTGGGACAGAACGCCCCCAAGGGTTGA
- the folD gene encoding bifunctional methylenetetrahydrofolate dehydrogenase/methenyltetrahydrofolate cyclohydrolase FolD — protein sequence MTAHTIDGLALSRQLRSALAQRAAALTARGHQPGLAVILVGEDPASAIYVRNKIRACQDNGLRSVLEKYTANLSQAALLERIAALNADPGVHGILVQMPLPKHIDPHRVTEAIASTKDVDGYSVLSAGALLAGLDGFRPCTPYGCMKLIESTGQAIAGRHAVIVGRSQTVGKPMALLLLQANATVTLCHSATPDLGYHTRQADIVVAAVGRARMLTAEMVKPGAIVIDVGINRQADGKLCGDVDFDRVKQVAGWITPVPGGVGPMTITMLLVNTMQATERSAANP from the coding sequence ATGACAGCCCACACCATCGACGGCCTGGCCCTGTCGCGCCAGTTGCGCAGCGCGCTGGCGCAGCGCGCTGCGGCCCTGACGGCCCGTGGCCACCAGCCTGGTCTGGCCGTGATCCTGGTCGGCGAAGACCCGGCCTCCGCCATCTACGTGCGCAACAAAATCCGCGCCTGCCAAGACAACGGCCTGCGCTCCGTCCTGGAAAAATACACCGCCAACCTGAGCCAGGCCGCGCTGCTCGAACGCATCGCCGCCTTGAATGCCGACCCCGGCGTGCATGGCATCCTGGTGCAAATGCCGCTGCCCAAACACATCGACCCGCACCGGGTCACCGAGGCGATTGCCAGCACCAAGGATGTGGACGGCTACTCGGTGCTGTCTGCCGGGGCGCTGCTGGCCGGCCTGGACGGCTTTCGCCCCTGCACGCCATACGGCTGCATGAAACTGATCGAATCCACCGGCCAGGCCATCGCAGGCCGGCACGCAGTGATCGTGGGGCGCAGCCAGACCGTCGGCAAACCCATGGCCCTGCTGCTGCTGCAAGCCAATGCCACGGTGACGCTGTGCCACAGCGCCACCCCCGACCTGGGCTACCACACCCGCCAGGCCGACATCGTGGTCGCCGCCGTCGGCCGGGCCCGGATGCTGACCGCCGAGATGGTCAAACCGGGCGCCATCGTCATCGATGTGGGCATCAACCGCCAAGCCGACGGCAAGCTCTGCGGCGACGTGGACTTCGACCGCGTCAAACAGGTGGCAGGCTGGATCACCCCGGTGCCTGGCGGAGTGGGCCCGATGACCATTACCATGCTACTGGTCAACACCATGCAAGCGACCGAGCGCAGCGCCGCAAACCCCTGA